The Triticum dicoccoides isolate Atlit2015 ecotype Zavitan chromosome 6A, WEW_v2.0, whole genome shotgun sequence genome has a window encoding:
- the LOC119315008 gene encoding protoheme IX farnesyltransferase, mitochondrial-like isoform X1, producing the protein MWRGGATAASAARALRSRMLGDPVHHPSTAILPIPSARAACSAPSAASPAPIVAEAAAASVAVSSGARSASDVLRHYGQCYWELSKARLSALVVATSGAGYVLGSGSIVDIAGLCYTCTGTMMVAASANTLNQVFEIKNDAKMKRTMRRPLPSGRISPVHAAMWATTVGTAGTALLACKVRLFAVCLYLLYTLFKVYAATVDASNLILYAFVYTPLKQIHPVNTWVGAVVGAIPPLLGWAAAASELSLNSMILPAALYFWQLPHFMALAYLCRADYLAGGYRMLSFADPTGKRTAWVSLRNCLYMLPLGLFAYNWGLTSEWFSFEASLLTTGLAIGALSFVLAPSQKSARRMFHASLLYLPALMAGLILHRLPNEQKEHNNIHQTSEIAGVLRGAELWDEEERARQKQEDLKHSRRAQSRPPVAYASVAPFPFLPVPVYVSPEAHEF; encoded by the exons ATGTGGAGAGgcggcgccaccgccgcctccgccgcgaggGCTCTCCGCTCGCGCATGCTCGGAGACCCCGTCCACCACCCCTCTACGGCTATTCTCCCCATCCCTTCGGCGCGCGCCGCCTGCTCGGCACCCTCTGCAGCCTCCCCCGCGCCCATCGTCGCTGAAGCGGCGGCCGCCTCGGTAGCTGTTTCGTCGGGAGCCAGATCCGCCTCCGACGTGCTGCGTCACTACGGGCAGTGCTACTGGGAGCTCTCCAAAGCCCGCCTCAG TGCACTTGTCGTGGCAACATCGGGGGCTGGATATGTGCTCGGTAGTGGCAGCATTGTAGACATTGCTGGACTTTGCTACACATGCACTGGTACCATGATGGTTGCAGCATCTGCCAACACTCTCAACCAG GTGTTTGAAATAAAGAATGATGCTAAAATGAAAAGGACAATGCGAAGGCCCCTACCATCAGGGCGTATTAGTCCTGTGCATGCTGCCATGTGGGCTACAACTGTTGGAACTGCAGGAACAGCATTATTGGCTTGCAAGGTTCGGCTCTTTGCTGTTTGCTTGTACTTGCTTTACACTTTGTTTAAAGTGTATGCGGCCACTGTAGATG CATCCAATCTCATTCTGTATGCATTTGTATACACTCCACTGAAGCAAATACACCCTGTCAATACATGGGTGGGAGCGGTTGTTGGCGCCATTCCGCCACTTCTAGG gtgggcggcagcagcatctgAACTGTCACTCAACTCTATGATTCTGCCGGCTGCTTTGTACTTTTGGCAGTTACCACATTTCATGGCCCTTGCGTACTTATGCCGCGCTGACTACCTTGCTGGAGG GTATCGTATGCTCTCTTTTGCTGATCCTACTGGCAAGAGAACTGCATGGGTTTCACTCAGAAATTGTCTCTACATGCTGCCGTTGGGGTTATTTGCATATAACT GGGGGCTAACATCCGAATGGTTCAGTTTTGAAGCATCGCTTCTAACGACGGGCCTCGCCATTGGAGCCTTATCATTTGTACTGGCTCCTAGTCAGAAGAGTGCAAGAAGAATGTTCCATGCTAGCCTCTTGTATCTTCCTGCTTTGATGGCTGGACTTATATTGCATCGGCTGCCCAACGAACAGAAGGAGCATAACAACATTCATCAGACTAGTGAGATCGCTGGGGTTCTCCGCGGCGCCGAGCTGTGGGACGAAGAAGAAAGAGCTAGACAGAAACAGGAAGACCTGAAACATTCTCGTCGTGCTCAATCACGCCCTCCAGTTGCCTATGCTTCTGTAGCCCCATTCCCCTTCTTGCCTGTGCCTGTGTACGTCTCTCCAGAAGCTCATGAGTTTTGA
- the LOC119315008 gene encoding protoheme IX farnesyltransferase, mitochondrial-like isoform X2 produces the protein MWRGGATAASAARALRSRMLGDPVHHPSTAILPIPSARAACSAPSAASPAPIVAEAAAASVAVSSGARSASDVLRHYGQCYWELSKARLSALVVATSGAGYVLGSGSIVDIAGLCYTCTGTMMVAASANTLNQVFEIKNDAKMKRTMRRPLPSGRISPVHAAMWATTVGTAGTALLACKANDLAAGLAASNLILYAFVYTPLKQIHPVNTWVGAVVGAIPPLLGWAAAASELSLNSMILPAALYFWQLPHFMALAYLCRADYLAGGYRMLSFADPTGKRTAWVSLRNCLYMLPLGLFAYNWGLTSEWFSFEASLLTTGLAIGALSFVLAPSQKSARRMFHASLLYLPALMAGLILHRLPNEQKEHNNIHQTSEIAGVLRGAELWDEEERARQKQEDLKHSRRAQSRPPVAYASVAPFPFLPVPVYVSPEAHEF, from the exons ATGTGGAGAGgcggcgccaccgccgcctccgccgcgaggGCTCTCCGCTCGCGCATGCTCGGAGACCCCGTCCACCACCCCTCTACGGCTATTCTCCCCATCCCTTCGGCGCGCGCCGCCTGCTCGGCACCCTCTGCAGCCTCCCCCGCGCCCATCGTCGCTGAAGCGGCGGCCGCCTCGGTAGCTGTTTCGTCGGGAGCCAGATCCGCCTCCGACGTGCTGCGTCACTACGGGCAGTGCTACTGGGAGCTCTCCAAAGCCCGCCTCAG TGCACTTGTCGTGGCAACATCGGGGGCTGGATATGTGCTCGGTAGTGGCAGCATTGTAGACATTGCTGGACTTTGCTACACATGCACTGGTACCATGATGGTTGCAGCATCTGCCAACACTCTCAACCAG GTGTTTGAAATAAAGAATGATGCTAAAATGAAAAGGACAATGCGAAGGCCCCTACCATCAGGGCGTATTAGTCCTGTGCATGCTGCCATGTGGGCTACAACTGTTGGAACTGCAGGAACAGCATTATTGGCTTGCAAG GCTAATGACTTAGCTGCTGGGCTTGCAGCATCCAATCTCATTCTGTATGCATTTGTATACACTCCACTGAAGCAAATACACCCTGTCAATACATGGGTGGGAGCGGTTGTTGGCGCCATTCCGCCACTTCTAGG gtgggcggcagcagcatctgAACTGTCACTCAACTCTATGATTCTGCCGGCTGCTTTGTACTTTTGGCAGTTACCACATTTCATGGCCCTTGCGTACTTATGCCGCGCTGACTACCTTGCTGGAGG GTATCGTATGCTCTCTTTTGCTGATCCTACTGGCAAGAGAACTGCATGGGTTTCACTCAGAAATTGTCTCTACATGCTGCCGTTGGGGTTATTTGCATATAACT GGGGGCTAACATCCGAATGGTTCAGTTTTGAAGCATCGCTTCTAACGACGGGCCTCGCCATTGGAGCCTTATCATTTGTACTGGCTCCTAGTCAGAAGAGTGCAAGAAGAATGTTCCATGCTAGCCTCTTGTATCTTCCTGCTTTGATGGCTGGACTTATATTGCATCGGCTGCCCAACGAACAGAAGGAGCATAACAACATTCATCAGACTAGTGAGATCGCTGGGGTTCTCCGCGGCGCCGAGCTGTGGGACGAAGAAGAAAGAGCTAGACAGAAACAGGAAGACCTGAAACATTCTCGTCGTGCTCAATCACGCCCTCCAGTTGCCTATGCTTCTGTAGCCCCATTCCCCTTCTTGCCTGTGCCTGTGTACGTCTCTCCAGAAGCTCATGAGTTTTGA